From a single Okeanomitos corallinicola TIOX110 genomic region:
- a CDS encoding WD40 repeat domain-containing protein encodes MRTEGRREGKTPAMMSNLNWAILAAVMFSMPMVYNFDTNAAQAAKEVKINSSENISFTQPRLLRTLKGHTGTVKSLNFSPNGKILVSGGSNNEPIIRFWNPENGKKLATINRAHQGSVDSILISPDAKTLVSCGSDYRINLWNLQTLEFSRAFDGHTSPVLSLVTTPDSKILVSGGLDGIRLWDLQKQLPLATLVRYDNIIYTLAISPDGQTLASGDNKGIVKLWDLKSRQLIKQLKVHSQVVTGLTFTPNGETLVSASGDKTIKIWNINNGEQLQTFTGHNFPVNAIAINADGKTLASAAQDGIKLWDLTTGELKNPLTETNNSASAWTQPTKDIAFSTDGTMLASGGMDDKINIWLNR; translated from the coding sequence GTGAGAACGGAAGGAAGAAGGGAAGGTAAAACACCTGCGATGATGTCCAACTTGAACTGGGCAATTTTAGCAGCAGTGATGTTTTCTATGCCAATGGTATATAACTTTGATACCAATGCGGCTCAAGCGGCCAAGGAAGTCAAAATCAACTCTTCAGAAAACATAAGTTTTACCCAACCCCGACTACTTCGCACCTTAAAAGGACACACAGGAACAGTTAAATCACTTAACTTTAGTCCCAATGGCAAAATACTGGTCAGTGGAGGTTCAAACAATGAACCAATCATACGTTTTTGGAATCCTGAAAATGGTAAAAAATTAGCTACCATTAACAGAGCGCATCAAGGGTCTGTAGACTCCATCCTCATTTCTCCAGATGCTAAAACCTTAGTTAGTTGTGGGAGTGATTACAGAATCAACCTTTGGAATCTCCAAACCCTAGAATTTAGCCGTGCTTTTGATGGACATACCAGCCCGGTGTTATCTTTGGTCACAACTCCTGACAGTAAAATTTTGGTCAGTGGTGGTTTAGACGGAATTCGTTTGTGGGATTTGCAAAAACAACTGCCACTGGCTACCTTAGTTCGCTACGATAACATCATTTATACCCTAGCTATTAGCCCTGATGGACAGACCTTAGCCAGTGGTGATAACAAAGGTATTGTTAAACTGTGGGATTTAAAATCTCGTCAATTAATTAAACAGTTAAAAGTCCATTCTCAGGTTGTTACTGGTTTAACTTTTACACCTAATGGTGAAACCTTAGTCAGTGCCAGTGGAGATAAAACTATTAAAATTTGGAATATCAATAATGGTGAACAACTGCAAACCTTCACCGGACATAACTTTCCAGTTAATGCTATTGCGATTAATGCCGATGGTAAAACCCTAGCTAGTGCGGCCCAAGATGGGATTAAACTATGGGATTTAACCACAGGAGAGTTAAAAAATCCACTGACTGAAACTAATAATTCTGCCAGTGCATGGACACAACCCACCAAAGATATCGCTTTTAGTACCGATGGGACAATGCTGGCTAGTGGTGGTATGGATGACAAAATTAATATTTGGCTAAATCGGTGA
- a CDS encoding chlorophyll a/b-binding protein, which yields MAQPQPNVTPKLEEPKFGFNEYAERLNGRAAMIGFILMVVIEYVTNQGVLGWLGLK from the coding sequence ATGGCACAACCACAACCAAACGTTACCCCCAAACTAGAAGAACCAAAGTTTGGATTTAACGAATACGCTGAACGTTTAAATGGACGTGCAGCAATGATTGGCTTTATCTTAATGGTCGTGATTGAATATGTCACTAATCAAGGTGTACTTGGTTGGTTAGGTTTGAAATAG
- the ald gene encoding alanine dehydrogenase, with protein MEIGVPKETKDQEFRVGLSPSSVRVLQESGHTVFVETQAGNGAGFTDDDYCGAGAKIVDAAAAWEREMVVKVKEPLKTEYDFLQKNQLLFTYLHLAADRGLTEYLMNAGTCAIAYETVEQPGVNRLPLLTPMSIIAGRLAVQFGARFLERQQGGRGVLLGGVPGVKAGKVVILGGGVVGTEAAKIAVGMGALVQILDVNVERLSYLETLFGSRVELVYSNSAHIETAVKEADLVVGAVLIPGRKAPILVSRDLVKQMRPGSVIVDVAVDQGGCVETLHPTSHTNPVYIDEGVVHYGVPNMPGAVPWTSTQALNNSTLPYVVQLANLGVKALDVNPALGKGLNVQNHKLVHPAVQEVFPDLVS; from the coding sequence ATGGAAATTGGTGTACCTAAAGAAACTAAAGATCAGGAATTTCGGGTGGGTTTAAGTCCTTCTAGTGTGCGGGTTCTCCAGGAAAGCGGTCATACTGTGTTTGTGGAAACTCAAGCTGGTAATGGTGCTGGTTTTACTGATGATGATTACTGTGGTGCGGGAGCAAAAATTGTTGATGCTGCTGCTGCTTGGGAGCGGGAAATGGTGGTGAAGGTGAAAGAACCTTTAAAGACAGAGTACGATTTCTTACAAAAAAATCAATTATTATTTACTTATTTACACTTAGCTGCGGATCGGGGGTTAACGGAGTATTTGATGAATGCGGGGACTTGTGCGATCGCCTATGAAACTGTAGAACAGCCTGGTGTAAATCGGCTACCTTTGCTGACACCGATGAGTATTATTGCTGGGAGGTTAGCTGTACAGTTTGGGGCTAGATTCCTAGAACGTCAACAGGGAGGTAGAGGTGTTCTTTTAGGAGGTGTACCGGGAGTTAAAGCGGGTAAGGTGGTAATTCTCGGCGGTGGTGTTGTCGGTACGGAGGCGGCTAAAATTGCTGTGGGTATGGGTGCTTTAGTCCAAATTTTAGATGTAAATGTGGAGCGGTTATCTTATTTAGAAACTTTGTTTGGTTCAAGAGTTGAGTTAGTTTATAGCAATTCTGCCCATATTGAAACCGCAGTGAAAGAGGCTGATTTAGTTGTTGGTGCGGTTTTGATTCCTGGCAGAAAAGCACCAATTTTAGTATCCCGTGATTTGGTGAAACAAATGCGTCCAGGTTCTGTAATTGTTGATGTAGCGGTTGATCAAGGTGGATGTGTGGAAACTTTACATCCTACTTCTCACACTAATCCAGTTTACATTGATGAGGGTGTGGTACATTATGGTGTTCCCAATATGCCTGGTGCTGTACCTTGGACTTCAACCCAAGCACTGAATAATAGTACATTACCTTATGTGGTGCAGTTGGCTAATTTGGGGGTTAAGGCTTTGGACGTTAATCCGGCTTTGGGTAAGGGTTTAAATGTCCAAAATCATAAGTTGGTACATCCTGCTGTTCAAGAGGTTTTCCCTGATTTGGTGAGTTAA